One genomic region from Conexibacter woesei Iso977N encodes:
- a CDS encoding class II histone deacetylase — protein sequence MLSTGLVWDERLMWHNPVGAGPLRAGGWVQPGQHAESAEGKRRIKNLLDASGLTSQLTQVHAREATRDELLRIHDAAYLDRLERESAAGGGDAGDGHSPFGPGGFMLAALAVGGGLAAVDAVLDGAVNNAYVLVRPPGHHALADRGMGFCLLANAALAAAHARARGIERVAIVDWDAHHGNGTQAAFARDPSVLTISLHQDSVFPPGSGGVGENTGDTINIPLPPGSGAGAYAHAFSEVVLPALRRFAPGLVVIACGFDSAGMDPHARLMLHSDAYRALTTELMAFAQGKVVAIHEGGYHEASVPFLALAVIETLAGVRTGVEDPFLPNMAGPAGQELQPHQAAAIAQAR from the coding sequence ATGCTTTCGACCGGGCTGGTGTGGGACGAACGGCTGATGTGGCACAACCCGGTCGGTGCCGGGCCGCTGCGCGCGGGCGGCTGGGTCCAGCCCGGGCAGCATGCCGAGTCCGCCGAGGGCAAGCGGCGGATCAAGAACCTGCTCGACGCGTCGGGCCTGACCTCGCAGCTGACACAGGTACACGCGCGCGAGGCGACGCGCGACGAGCTGCTCCGGATCCACGACGCCGCCTACCTCGACCGCCTGGAGCGCGAGTCCGCGGCCGGCGGCGGCGACGCGGGCGACGGCCACTCCCCGTTCGGCCCCGGCGGCTTCATGCTCGCGGCGCTGGCCGTGGGCGGCGGCCTGGCGGCGGTCGACGCCGTCCTCGACGGCGCGGTGAACAACGCCTACGTGTTGGTCCGCCCGCCCGGCCACCACGCGCTCGCCGACCGCGGGATGGGCTTCTGCCTGCTCGCCAACGCCGCGCTCGCCGCGGCCCACGCGCGGGCGCGCGGGATCGAGCGCGTCGCGATCGTCGACTGGGACGCCCACCACGGCAACGGCACGCAGGCCGCGTTCGCGCGCGACCCGTCGGTCCTGACGATCTCGCTGCATCAGGACTCCGTGTTCCCGCCCGGCTCCGGCGGCGTCGGCGAGAACACGGGCGACACCATCAACATCCCGCTGCCGCCCGGCTCGGGCGCGGGCGCCTACGCGCACGCGTTCTCCGAGGTCGTCCTCCCCGCGCTGCGCCGCTTCGCGCCCGGGCTGGTGGTCATCGCCTGCGGCTTCGACTCCGCGGGCATGGACCCGCACGCGCGCCTGATGCTGCACTCCGACGCCTACCGCGCGCTGACGACCGAGTTGATGGCCTTCGCCCAAGGCAAGGTGGTGGCCATCCACGAGGGCGGCTACCACGAGGCCTCGGTCCCGTTCCTCGCGCTCGCCGTCATCGAGACGCTGGCGGGCGTCCGGACCGGGGTCGAGGACCCGTTCCTCCCCAACATGGCCGGCCCGGCGGGGCAGGAGCTCCAGCCCCACCAGGCCGCGGCGATCGCTCAGGCGCGGTAG
- a CDS encoding SDR family oxidoreductase, producing MQVEGAVALVTGANRGLGKAFARALVEAGAAKVYAGARDVATVTDPDVIPVQLDVTDHARVDELARELGDVTIVINNAGVAYGAQAVGGDDLDAHRGELEVNYFGTLAVARAFAPVLKRNGGGALVNMLSALSFVSFPQFGNYSASKAAAWSLTNALRTQLRAQGTQVVAVHAGFIDTDMAASVTSAKIAPEEVARQTVEALRTGAEEVLADDTSKNAKAALPNDLTHIYPNIQKDYDAATAATATAS from the coding sequence ATGCAGGTCGAAGGAGCGGTGGCGCTGGTCACGGGGGCGAACCGGGGGCTGGGCAAGGCGTTCGCGCGGGCGCTCGTCGAGGCGGGGGCGGCGAAGGTCTATGCCGGCGCGCGCGACGTCGCGACGGTCACGGATCCGGACGTGATCCCGGTGCAGCTCGACGTCACCGACCACGCCCGCGTGGACGAGCTGGCGCGCGAGCTGGGCGACGTCACGATCGTCATCAACAACGCCGGCGTCGCCTACGGCGCGCAGGCGGTCGGCGGCGACGACCTCGACGCCCACCGTGGCGAGCTCGAGGTCAACTACTTCGGGACGCTCGCGGTCGCGCGGGCGTTCGCTCCGGTCCTCAAGCGCAACGGCGGCGGCGCGCTCGTGAACATGTTGTCCGCCCTGTCGTTCGTGTCGTTCCCGCAGTTCGGGAACTACTCGGCGAGCAAGGCCGCCGCGTGGTCGCTGACCAACGCGCTCCGGACCCAGCTGCGCGCGCAGGGCACGCAGGTCGTCGCGGTCCACGCCGGCTTCATCGACACCGACATGGCGGCGAGCGTGACCTCGGCGAAGATCGCGCCCGAGGAGGTCGCGCGCCAGACCGTCGAGGCGCTGCGGACCGGGGCGGAGGAGGTCCTGGCCGACGACACCTCCAAGAACGCGAAGGCCGCGCTCCCGAACGACCTCACGCACATCTACCCCAACATCCAAAAGGACTACGACGCGGCGACCGCCGCCACGGCCACCGCGTCGTAA
- a CDS encoding amidohydrolase, translated as MDHPADLAFTGGSIITLDGAGTVASALAVRDGRIAYVGDAAGLREHLGAGTEVVDLAGRAVLPGINDSHLHALMYGARQPPLTLDVSPGAARSLEEIANILREAAAKVPAGTWLRGIGWDRGYLAECVADPERLPTRWDIDAVTPDHPVLLDETYGHTSWVNTKALALAGVTKDTTSAPGSEIVREANGEPTGLLREIAAQALIQGVAPALTRAERRAAIALAQDQLSALGITSYTEPALGPGGDQVLGGAFADEGIRVYEELALAGELRARINVLLLFGEPDGTAGADDIRAGIETYTMPDAAPEWLRIAGVKIFADGIPPSKTSWMNEPYVGGGTGSLVIRGADDREREAELRRMVGIAHRAGMQVGIHATGDRAIDATVAAFVAAQESGGPRDLRHYVIHGDFLSARTRERIVRHGIGVNAQPVIHTTLAELLADVVGPQRADDQWPLRALIDAGGAPCLSSDAPITSPDWRAGVAAAVLRESKASGRVSGPEHRITVTEALRGYTINAARQDHAEDLKGSLEAGKVADLCVLGADPLAIDPSEIPDVPVVQTVLDGRTVYRA; from the coding sequence ATGGACCATCCCGCCGACCTCGCCTTCACCGGCGGCTCGATCATCACCCTCGACGGCGCCGGCACCGTCGCGAGCGCCCTCGCGGTCCGGGACGGCCGGATCGCCTACGTCGGCGACGCCGCGGGCCTGCGCGAGCACCTCGGCGCGGGCACCGAGGTCGTCGACCTCGCCGGCCGCGCGGTCCTGCCCGGGATCAACGACTCGCACCTGCACGCGCTGATGTACGGCGCGCGCCAGCCGCCGCTGACGCTCGACGTCTCGCCCGGCGCGGCGCGCTCGCTGGAGGAGATCGCGAACATCCTGCGCGAGGCCGCGGCGAAGGTCCCGGCCGGGACCTGGCTGCGCGGCATCGGCTGGGACCGCGGCTACCTCGCCGAGTGCGTCGCCGACCCCGAGCGGCTGCCGACGCGGTGGGACATCGACGCGGTCACGCCCGACCACCCGGTCCTGCTCGACGAGACCTACGGTCACACGTCGTGGGTCAACACGAAGGCCTTGGCACTGGCGGGCGTGACCAAGGACACCACCTCGGCGCCGGGCTCGGAGATCGTGCGCGAGGCCAACGGCGAGCCGACCGGCCTGCTGCGCGAGATCGCCGCGCAGGCGTTGATCCAAGGCGTCGCGCCGGCGCTCACGCGCGCCGAGCGCCGTGCGGCGATCGCGCTGGCCCAGGACCAGCTCTCGGCGCTGGGCATCACGAGCTACACCGAGCCCGCGCTCGGGCCGGGCGGCGACCAGGTGCTCGGCGGTGCGTTCGCCGACGAGGGCATCCGCGTCTACGAGGAGCTGGCGCTGGCGGGCGAGCTGCGCGCGCGGATCAACGTATTGCTGTTGTTCGGCGAGCCCGACGGGACCGCGGGCGCCGACGACATCCGCGCGGGGATCGAGACCTACACCATGCCCGACGCCGCGCCGGAGTGGCTGCGGATCGCGGGCGTCAAGATCTTCGCCGACGGCATCCCGCCGTCGAAGACCTCGTGGATGAACGAGCCCTACGTCGGCGGCGGGACCGGCTCGCTCGTCATCCGTGGTGCCGACGACCGCGAGCGCGAGGCCGAGCTGCGCAGGATGGTGGGGATCGCGCACCGCGCCGGCATGCAGGTCGGGATCCACGCTACCGGCGACCGCGCGATCGACGCGACCGTCGCGGCGTTCGTCGCCGCCCAGGAGTCCGGCGGCCCGCGTGACCTGCGCCACTACGTCATCCACGGCGACTTCCTGTCGGCGCGCACGCGCGAGCGGATCGTCCGCCACGGCATCGGCGTCAACGCGCAGCCGGTCATCCACACCACCTTGGCCGAGCTGCTGGCCGACGTCGTCGGGCCCCAGCGCGCCGACGACCAGTGGCCGCTGCGCGCGCTGATCGACGCGGGCGGCGCGCCGTGCCTGAGCAGCGACGCGCCGATCACGTCGCCCGACTGGCGCGCGGGCGTCGCCGCGGCGGTACTGCGGGAGTCGAAGGCGAGCGGCCGCGTGTCCGGGCCCGAGCACCGCATCACGGTGACCGAGGCGCTGCGCGGCTACACGATCAACGCGGCCCGGCAGGACCACGCCGAGGACCTGAAGGGGTCGCTCGAGGCCGGCAAGGTCGCCGACCTCTGCGTCCTCGGCGCCGACCCGCTGGCGATCGACCCGTCCGAGATCCCGGACGTGCCGGTCGTGCAGACGGTGCTCGACGGCCGGACCGTCTACCGCGCCTGA
- a CDS encoding GMC family oxidoreductase, with the protein MDVIVVGAGAAGAAAARRLHDAGASVLLLEAGGPDLAGAIHDPARAHELWFAPEDWAYHTQPQAAAGGRRLHWPRGRVLGGSTSLNAMIYVRGAREDYDAWADAGATGWSWDDVAPDFDRIEAGPLHVDRHVRVDPIHTAIVEAACSWGLPLNEDYNDGTLDGVSTMHLTIRDGRRCSTAAAYLAPVADSARLQVLTRARARRVLLDGTRCTGVEYVRDGRTVQVRADDVILAGGTLESPRILMASGIGPAEALAALGVDVVADLRGVGANLHDHLLAPVIFATTRPVGAPSPGLGPAQTHLWWRSRPGLRAPDTQPIHFMAPMYEPWMSGPPDGFTLMAGMVAPASRGTLRLSGPEPDDELLIDPMILTAPEDLDALCASVRQCREIGAQATLAEEWGARELYPGPTVRTDAQLREYVRRTALTYHHQVGTCRMGISETAVVDPKLKVYGIDGLRVADASVMPVVPSGNTMAPSILIGERAATCVW; encoded by the coding sequence GTGGACGTGATCGTGGTGGGCGCCGGCGCGGCCGGCGCCGCCGCCGCGCGCCGCCTGCACGACGCGGGCGCGTCGGTCCTGCTGCTGGAGGCCGGCGGCCCGGACCTCGCGGGCGCGATCCACGACCCGGCGCGCGCGCACGAGCTGTGGTTCGCGCCCGAGGACTGGGCCTACCACACGCAGCCGCAGGCGGCCGCGGGCGGGCGCCGGCTGCACTGGCCGCGCGGGCGCGTGCTCGGCGGGTCGACGAGCCTCAACGCCATGATCTACGTGCGCGGCGCGCGCGAGGACTACGACGCGTGGGCCGACGCGGGCGCGACCGGCTGGAGCTGGGACGACGTGGCTCCTGACTTCGACCGCATCGAGGCCGGACCGCTGCACGTCGACCGACATGTACGGGTCGATCCGATCCACACCGCGATCGTCGAGGCCGCGTGCTCGTGGGGTCTCCCGCTCAACGAGGACTACAACGACGGGACGCTCGACGGCGTCTCCACCATGCACCTGACGATCCGCGACGGCCGGCGCTGCTCGACCGCCGCGGCGTACCTCGCGCCGGTCGCCGACAGCGCGCGGCTGCAGGTGCTCACGCGCGCCCGCGCACGCCGGGTCCTGCTCGACGGCACGCGCTGCACCGGCGTCGAGTACGTGCGCGACGGCCGCACCGTGCAGGTGCGTGCCGACGACGTGATCCTGGCGGGCGGGACGCTCGAGTCCCCGCGGATCCTGATGGCCTCCGGGATCGGCCCGGCCGAAGCGCTCGCCGCGCTCGGCGTCGACGTCGTCGCCGACCTGCGCGGCGTCGGCGCCAACCTCCACGACCACCTGCTCGCGCCGGTGATCTTCGCGACCACGCGTCCCGTCGGCGCGCCGTCGCCCGGGCTCGGCCCGGCCCAGACGCACCTGTGGTGGCGCTCACGGCCCGGCCTGCGCGCGCCGGACACGCAGCCGATCCACTTCATGGCGCCGATGTACGAGCCGTGGATGAGCGGGCCGCCGGACGGCTTCACGCTGATGGCCGGGATGGTCGCGCCGGCCAGCCGCGGGACGCTGCGGCTCTCCGGTCCCGAGCCCGACGACGAGCTGCTGATCGACCCCATGATCTTGACCGCGCCCGAGGACCTCGACGCGCTCTGCGCCTCGGTCCGCCAGTGCCGCGAGATCGGCGCCCAGGCCACGCTGGCCGAGGAGTGGGGCGCGCGCGAGCTCTACCCGGGGCCGACGGTCCGGACCGACGCGCAGCTGCGCGAGTACGTGCGGCGCACCGCGCTGACCTACCACCACCAGGTCGGCACCTGCCGGATGGGGATCAGCGAGACCGCGGTCGTCGATCCCAAGTTGAAGGTCTACGGGATCGACGGCCTCCGCGTGGCCGACGCGTCGGTGATGCCGGTCGTCCCGAGCGGCAACACGATGGCGCCCTCGATCCTGATCGGCGAACGGGCCGCGACTTGCGTTTGGTGA
- a CDS encoding MoaF C-terminal domain-containing protein: MTDIEPGWKNYEDFAHGIGTNRLPALDLTGTSLHVTADDATGPSLVLDFLDATTVRWSRDGAAAATDPYDAVAVGEHAVFVDLPLTSREREALTIIHSTRTRRALVVEHAIAAEAVAGVPQVGQQFWPASTGDGAEPGAPVPAPTRELIGRRFLQRYSPSHLYEHVYLSSERYAWQCLEGVQRGHGDVDLSSTYKFDDDLYVFCFREFRIPVASLFLYDMRALTSTGRFLGLTGAGAAEHTRSGANIITLASVTYPDVQPV; the protein is encoded by the coding sequence ATGACAGACATCGAGCCCGGCTGGAAGAACTACGAGGACTTCGCGCACGGCATCGGCACCAACCGCCTGCCCGCGCTCGACCTGACCGGGACGTCGCTGCACGTCACCGCCGACGACGCGACCGGCCCGTCGCTCGTCCTCGACTTTCTCGACGCGACCACCGTGCGCTGGAGCCGGGACGGCGCAGCCGCCGCGACCGACCCCTACGACGCGGTCGCCGTCGGCGAGCACGCGGTCTTCGTCGACCTGCCGCTGACCAGCCGTGAGCGCGAGGCGCTGACGATCATCCACTCGACGCGCACGCGCCGCGCGCTCGTCGTCGAGCACGCGATCGCCGCCGAGGCGGTCGCCGGCGTCCCGCAGGTCGGCCAGCAGTTCTGGCCCGCGAGCACCGGCGACGGCGCGGAGCCGGGCGCGCCCGTCCCGGCCCCGACGCGCGAGCTGATCGGCCGCCGCTTCCTGCAGCGCTACAGCCCGTCGCACCTCTACGAGCACGTCTACCTCAGCAGCGAGCGCTACGCCTGGCAGTGCCTGGAGGGCGTGCAGCGCGGGCACGGCGACGTCGACCTGAGCAGCACCTACAAGTTCGACGACGACCTGTACGTCTTCTGCTTCCGCGAGTTCCGGATCCCGGTCGCCAGCCTGTTCCTGTACGACATGAGGGCGCTGACCTCGACCGGGCGCTTCCTCGGGCTGACCGGCGCGGGCGCCGCCGAGCACACGCGGTCGGGGGCCAACATCATCACCTTGGCGTCCGTCACCTACCCCGACGTCCAGCCGGTCTAG
- a CDS encoding phosphoribosyltransferase, which translates to MEAAPHTPPASEREIMSWDQLGEAARQLAEAVVESGYQPDIVLAIARGGLLPGGAVAYALGVKNSCAMNVEFYTDVDQRLEVPLILPPAPELIDLDGSRMLIVDDVADTGRTLEVVRQFCDGKVAEVRTAVLYEKPASVVKCDYVWRQTDRWIDFPWSAAGPVAGGGGAVA; encoded by the coding sequence ATGGAGGCCGCTCCCCACACGCCTCCCGCCAGCGAGCGGGAGATCATGAGCTGGGACCAGCTTGGTGAGGCTGCGAGGCAGCTCGCGGAGGCGGTTGTCGAGAGTGGGTATCAGCCCGACATCGTGCTGGCGATCGCGCGGGGTGGGTTGCTGCCGGGGGGCGCGGTTGCGTATGCGCTCGGCGTCAAGAACTCGTGTGCGATGAACGTCGAGTTCTACACGGATGTCGACCAGCGCTTGGAGGTTCCGCTGATCCTGCCGCCGGCGCCGGAGCTCATCGACCTGGATGGCTCGCGGATGCTGATCGTCGATGACGTCGCGGACACCGGGCGGACGCTCGAGGTCGTGCGCCAGTTCTGCGACGGCAAGGTCGCCGAGGTCCGGACGGCGGTCTTGTACGAGAAGCCGGCGTCGGTCGTGAAGTGCGACTACGTGTGGCGCCAGACCGACCGCTGGATCGACTTCCCCTGGAGCGCCGCGGGGCCGGTCGCGGGCGGCGGGGGCGCGGTCGCCTAG
- a CDS encoding MFS transporter, with protein sequence MLKSSGNLQTTCYTVGIAATVASPRPAPLRTRNYRLYFSGQLISVPGTWLQTVAQAWLVLQLTPSGSALGITVALQALPVLFLGPWAGALADRSDKRKLLLGTQASQSALAFILGIAALTHQATLPMVWVLALGLGLARAIDVPTRQTFVSELVDRDELPRAISINSTVAAAARMIGPAGGGAIIALLGTGACFLINGASFLAPLAGLALMDASKLHRPETPPQRSPRAVRAGVNYVKSREDLLVPLIMMALIGTFAYEFQVTIPLLAHETFHLGATGFGLLYAAMGGGAVIAGLTIAGRVAPRLRTTTIAAAVFGVGLALTAIAPSPLTAALCLSAAGAASVVYSSTTNATLQLRAEPAMRGRVVALYIVAFMGSTPIGGPLVGVVGQLAGARASLAIGAFGCFAAVALGTIFGLRAGDGPGYGRVRPSLRVGRGTAQSTQSVE encoded by the coding sequence ATGCTCAAATCTTCAGGCAACCTGCAGACCACCTGCTACACCGTAGGTATCGCCGCAACCGTCGCCAGCCCCCGCCCCGCTCCCCTCCGCACCCGGAACTACCGCCTCTACTTCTCCGGGCAGCTGATCTCGGTCCCCGGCACCTGGCTCCAGACGGTCGCCCAGGCCTGGCTCGTCCTGCAACTCACGCCGTCTGGCTCCGCCCTCGGGATCACCGTCGCTTTGCAGGCACTTCCCGTCCTCTTCCTCGGCCCCTGGGCCGGCGCGCTCGCCGACCGCAGCGACAAGCGCAAGCTCCTGCTCGGCACGCAGGCCAGCCAGTCCGCGCTCGCGTTCATCCTCGGCATCGCCGCCCTGACGCACCAGGCGACCCTCCCCATGGTCTGGGTCCTCGCGCTCGGCCTCGGCCTCGCGCGCGCGATCGACGTGCCGACGCGCCAGACGTTCGTCTCCGAGCTCGTCGACCGCGACGAGCTCCCGCGGGCGATCTCGATCAACTCCACCGTCGCCGCCGCGGCGCGCATGATCGGCCCCGCCGGCGGCGGCGCGATCATCGCGCTGCTCGGCACCGGCGCCTGCTTCCTGATCAACGGCGCCAGCTTCCTCGCGCCGCTCGCGGGCCTCGCGCTGATGGACGCCTCGAAGCTCCACCGCCCGGAGACCCCTCCGCAGCGATCGCCGAGAGCCGTGCGCGCAGGCGTCAACTACGTCAAGAGCCGCGAGGACCTCCTCGTCCCGCTCATCATGATGGCCCTGATCGGGACCTTCGCCTACGAGTTCCAGGTCACGATCCCCCTGCTCGCGCACGAGACGTTCCACCTCGGCGCCACCGGCTTCGGCCTCCTCTACGCCGCGATGGGCGGCGGCGCGGTCATCGCCGGGCTGACGATCGCCGGCCGCGTCGCGCCCAGGCTCCGGACCACGACGATCGCCGCCGCCGTGTTCGGCGTCGGCCTCGCGCTCACGGCCATCGCCCCGTCTCCACTCACCGCTGCGCTCTGCCTCAGCGCCGCAGGAGCGGCCAGCGTCGTGTATTCCTCCACCACCAACGCGACGCTTCAGCTGCGCGCCGAGCCCGCGATGCGCGGCCGCGTCGTCGCGCTGTACATCGTCGCCTTCATGGGCTCGACCCCGATCGGCGGACCGCTCGTGGGCGTGGTAGGCCAATTGGCAGGGGCTCGTGCGTCACTCGCGATTGGCGCGTTCGGATGCTTCGCAGCGGTCGCGCTCGGCACGATCTTCGGCCTGCGAGCGGGAGATGGTCCCGGATACGGGCGCGTACGCCCTAGCCTCCGGGTCGGTCGCGGGACGGCGCAGTCGACGCAATCCGTCGAATAG
- a CDS encoding AMP-binding protein, with the protein MTLAHVRGPSEPALLHQTIGAALRATAARFGEREALVSCAQGVRMTYAELDAAVDQVTRALLARGIGVGDRVGVWSPNCAEWTLLQFATARVGAVLVNVNPAYRTSELAYALRQSGMRLLFAPRRFKTSNYADMVGSVKTPALEDTVWLDGDPAWDAFLAGAEQASDERLVDRESSLDPSDPINIQYTSGTTGAPKGATLSHLNILNNGFLVGAGCRHTEEDRVCIPVPFYHCFGMVMGNLGAVTHGACMVIPAPAFDAEATLRAVESERCTSLYGVPTMFIAELDHPDFESYDLSSLRTGIMAGSPCPVEVMKRVIKDMHMDEVTIAYGMTETSPVSTQTAFDDPLEKRVGTVGRVHPHLEIRVTEDGELCTKGYSVMLGYWDDPERTAEAIIDGWMHTGDLATIDDDGYINIVGRIKDMIIRGGENVYPRELEEFLYTHPDVADVQVIGVPDERYGEELMAWVIPRAGVTIDPDTLRSWCHGQIAHFKIPRYVRIVEEFPMTVTGKVQKYKLREQAITELGLGDAADIKTA; encoded by the coding sequence ATGACGCTTGCCCACGTCCGCGGCCCGTCGGAGCCCGCGCTGCTGCACCAGACGATCGGGGCTGCGCTGCGCGCGACGGCCGCGCGGTTCGGGGAGCGCGAGGCGCTGGTGAGCTGCGCGCAGGGGGTCCGGATGACGTATGCCGAGCTCGACGCCGCGGTCGACCAGGTCACACGCGCGCTGCTCGCACGCGGGATCGGTGTCGGCGATCGCGTCGGGGTGTGGAGCCCGAACTGCGCGGAGTGGACGCTGCTGCAGTTCGCGACCGCGCGGGTGGGCGCCGTGCTCGTCAACGTCAACCCGGCGTACCGCACGAGCGAGTTGGCCTATGCCTTGCGGCAGTCCGGGATGCGGCTGCTGTTCGCGCCGCGGAGGTTCAAGACCTCCAACTACGCCGACATGGTGGGGTCGGTCAAGACGCCGGCGCTGGAGGACACGGTGTGGCTGGACGGGGATCCGGCGTGGGACGCGTTCCTGGCGGGTGCCGAGCAGGCGTCGGACGAGCGCTTGGTCGACCGCGAGTCGTCGTTGGATCCGAGCGACCCCATCAACATCCAGTACACGTCGGGGACGACCGGCGCGCCCAAGGGCGCGACGCTGTCGCACCTCAACATCCTCAACAACGGGTTCCTGGTCGGCGCGGGGTGCCGGCACACCGAGGAGGACCGCGTCTGCATCCCGGTGCCGTTCTACCACTGCTTCGGGATGGTGATGGGGAACCTGGGCGCCGTGACGCACGGGGCGTGCATGGTGATCCCGGCGCCGGCGTTCGACGCGGAGGCGACGCTGCGCGCGGTGGAGTCGGAACGGTGCACCTCCTTGTACGGCGTCCCGACGATGTTCATCGCCGAGCTCGACCACCCCGACTTCGAGTCCTATGACCTGTCCTCGCTGCGCACCGGGATCATGGCGGGCTCGCCGTGTCCGGTCGAGGTCATGAAGCGCGTGATCAAGGACATGCACATGGACGAGGTCACGATCGCGTATGGGATGACCGAGACGTCGCCGGTGTCGACCCAGACGGCCTTCGACGACCCACTGGAGAAGCGCGTCGGGACCGTCGGCCGCGTCCATCCGCACCTCGAGATCCGGGTCACCGAGGACGGCGAGCTCTGCACGAAGGGCTACTCCGTGATGCTCGGCTACTGGGACGACCCCGAGCGCACGGCCGAGGCGATCATCGACGGCTGGATGCACACCGGCGATCTCGCGACCATCGACGACGACGGCTACATCAACATCGTCGGCCGGATCAAGGACATGATCATCCGCGGCGGCGAGAACGTCTACCCGCGCGAGCTCGAGGAGTTCCTCTACACGCATCCGGACGTCGCCGACGTCCAGGTCATCGGCGTCCCCGACGAACGCTACGGCGAAGAGCTCATGGCCTGGGTCATCCCCCGCGCCGGCGTGACGATCGACCCCGACACGCTGCGCTCCTGGTGCCACGGCCAGATCGCCCACTTCAAGATCCCCCGCTACGTGAGGATCGTCGAGGAGTTCCCGATGACCGTCACCGGCAAGGTCCAGAAGTACAAGCTCCGCGAGCAGGCGATCACCGAGCTCGGGCTCGGCGACGCCGCGGACATCAAGACGGCCTAG
- a CDS encoding nuclear transport factor 2 family protein: MSAYELIRAHYDASDRGDLDGMLAPLGPQSAWTEAAGFPYAGTYVGPDAVVAGVFGRIAADWDGYRFTLEDLIDGGDRVVGVGTYTGTCKATNKPMRARVAHVWTVADGVVATFEQFVDTVPVAQAMEA, translated from the coding sequence ATGTCTGCCTATGAGCTGATCCGCGCCCACTACGACGCCTCCGATCGCGGCGACCTCGACGGCATGCTCGCACCGCTCGGTCCGCAGAGCGCCTGGACCGAGGCCGCGGGCTTCCCGTACGCGGGGACCTACGTCGGCCCGGACGCGGTCGTCGCCGGCGTCTTCGGCCGGATCGCCGCCGACTGGGACGGCTACCGGTTCACGTTGGAGGACCTGATCGACGGCGGCGACCGCGTCGTCGGCGTCGGCACCTACACCGGCACCTGCAAGGCCACCAACAAGCCGATGCGCGCGCGGGTCGCGCACGTGTGGACCGTCGCCGACGGCGTCGTCGCGACGTTCGAGCAGTTCGTCGACACGGTGCCGGTCGCCCAGGCGATGGAGGCGTGA
- a CDS encoding STAS domain-containing protein: MKQPPAVTIITGELDLQASRTLGQRLSEEVGAGITSPDVILDLSAVSFIDSSALGVIVQADQRLGRQGRGLAVIAPKGTVVADLVQITHIDKSLRVAETRQEAEAALAPEDEQAAS, from the coding sequence ATGAAGCAGCCGCCGGCCGTCACGATCATCACGGGGGAGTTGGATCTCCAGGCATCGCGCACCCTCGGGCAGCGTTTGAGCGAGGAGGTGGGCGCTGGGATCACGTCGCCGGATGTGATCCTGGACCTGTCGGCGGTGTCGTTCATCGACTCCAGCGCGCTGGGTGTGATCGTCCAGGCGGATCAGCGGCTCGGGCGCCAGGGGCGGGGGCTTGCGGTGATCGCTCCGAAGGGGACGGTCGTCGCCGACCTCGTGCAGATCACCCACATCGACAAGTCGCTGCGCGTCGCCGAGACGCGCCAGGAGGCCGAAGCCGCGCTCGCCCCGGAGGACGAACAAGCCGCGTCGTGA
- a CDS encoding SDR family NAD(P)-dependent oxidoreductase, with protein MTGGLDGRVVAVTGGASGIGAACVDALAADGAKVYVLDVTTTGEPWSLRADVTDPASVARAVDHIVNAEGRVDGLVASAGVRGPDRGAEELDVADFDAVLDVNLRGVFVTCQAFARPMLAAGRGAIVAIGSMSGNHIINTPMRIAGYHAAKGGVRALVRALATEWGPRGVRVNQLSPGYVATPLSDADPEHHDAWRDATVLGRLGTPEEIAAGVRFLLGDGAAFCCGAELLMDGGYVLR; from the coding sequence GTGACCGGCGGGCTCGACGGTCGCGTCGTCGCCGTCACCGGCGGGGCGAGCGGGATCGGCGCGGCCTGCGTTGACGCGCTGGCCGCCGACGGTGCCAAGGTGTACGTGTTGGACGTCACCACGACCGGCGAGCCGTGGTCGCTGCGCGCCGACGTCACCGACCCCGCGTCGGTGGCGCGCGCGGTCGACCACATCGTCAACGCCGAGGGCCGGGTCGACGGCCTCGTCGCCAGCGCGGGCGTCCGCGGTCCGGACCGCGGCGCCGAGGAGCTGGACGTCGCCGACTTCGACGCGGTCCTGGACGTCAACCTGCGCGGCGTCTTCGTCACCTGCCAGGCGTTCGCGCGGCCGATGCTCGCGGCCGGCCGCGGCGCGATCGTCGCGATCGGCTCGATGTCGGGCAACCACATCATCAACACGCCGATGCGGATCGCCGGCTACCACGCGGCCAAGGGCGGCGTGCGCGCGCTGGTCCGGGCGCTGGCGACCGAATGGGGCCCGCGGGGCGTGCGCGTCAACCAGCTGTCGCCGGGCTACGTCGCGACGCCGCTCAGCGACGCCGACCCCGAGCACCACGACGCGTGGCGCGACGCGACGGTCCTCGGCCGCCTCGGCACGCCGGAGGAGATCGCGGCCGGCGTGCGCTTCCTGCTCGGCGACGGCGCGGCGTTCTGCTGCGGGGCCGAGCTGCTGATGGACGGCGGCTACGTGCTGCGCTGA